A segment of the Arachis hypogaea cultivar Tifrunner chromosome 5, arahy.Tifrunner.gnm2.J5K5, whole genome shotgun sequence genome:
CCGAACCTCCAATTCATTAAGCAACCGCTTGAGCATCCGTGAGCATTTCCCTAAATTCCCTCGTTTCGACTCATCGATGGGGAATCCAATACAGGCAACACATTTCCTACCCTCCGGCATGGACCCCATAGCTCGGAGCACACAATTACTACAATACTTTGCATCACAGACAAGGCAAACCTCCTTCTCTGTGAATCTATTCCCCTTGAAGCATCTATAGCAAGACCCTTTCTTCCCCTTTGTGAGAGGCTCCCTTTTAAGAGGTCTAGTCACAGCTTCCTCCTCATCACCAAAATCCCCATCCAAAGCATCATCAGAATCCACATCGAAGGTAACAACAGGGGGGCGCCTAGCATCACCACAATCCTCAGCCTTCAGCGAAGAAACCCGAGTGGAAGGGTACTCCAAACTCAGAACAGACTCAGTGGAGGCCCAATCGTGCTGATGCAACTCGTTCGAAACCCTCAACGCACTCGAGCTTCTCCCTGACTTATCAAAACTCTCGCAAAACTCCACAGTGCCGGAGCTTCCAGCTCCCCTCGATTCCTCCAGCATCCTGGAACTCCCACCCTCATCGGAAAACTCGCCGGAGGCATAGTTCACGTTGGAGAACTCGAACGCGCCGGAGCTACTCAACTCACCCGAGAGCTCACAGACGTTGTTGCTCTGCGAAACTCTGTCCTCGAAGGCGATGACAGAGGTGGGAGACACCGTTCTCTCCGAACCTAACTCGACCTCCTTGGAAACCCTAGCTTCGGAGCCGAGAGTCCGGAGCTCCTTAGAGAATTTAACGGTGGGGTTTTTGGGCGCCACGATTGGTTGCACAACGGGTAAAGAGAGAGTATCGGAGAGAGGTACTTGAGAGACGACGGAAGCTACCGGAATGTCGTCGACGCTGATGGGAACCGCCCGGGGGAGATCGAAGGGGAGCGGCGGGCCGTCGTACTCGAGGGCGAAGGAATACTGGTCTCCGTGATGCGGCGCCGGCGACATGGTACTGTAGGGAAAATGGGGAAAAGGAAGGGAAATAGTTAAAGAGAAAAACCATGAAAGAGGAAAATTTGAGGTTTGGTTAGAGAGAATAATAGGAATACGGGTGGGCCATTGAATAGGGGAATGTGAGAGTGAAGGGATAAAAAGATTCCTAATTTTACAGCGGAAGGAGTGTGAGATAGTGGGAATGAGGGAACACGTATAGCTATGGTGGTTGGAGGTGGCGCGAATGGGTAGCTGGTGCGTGCGAGTGAAAGAAACAAGAGTGGGTGGTGAATGCAGCAGAAATGGCGTGTTGTGACTACTACTGTGGCCTGTGGGAGGGTGAAGATATGAAAATGACAGCCATTGCGGAATCTCTTTTACTTTTGTGGGCAGGGCTCCCTGTTGCCCACCACTTTGTCTTTTTACACTAGCAACCAACTTtcccttttctttattattttattattcaaccAATGTCTAAAATCAAAAAGTGTGGTCGTACGGATTAGGCGAACAAAGAAGAACCGATGGCCAGCAACGGCGGGGGTGCCATGACAGTAACGCCATTGGTGACTTCACTGGTGATTAGGAGAGGGTAAGAATAAAAAGGACATAATGTTAGGTTAGCAAAGTTAGCAGAACAGAGTAACGCAACCaaaatttttagagaaaaaatagACCGAACTGAATTATGCCGTGTTTTTGTTTTTTCGAGTTTAGGAGTTGCTTTGTGGGGAGTAAATTTgagcacttttttatttttgatattgggTCAGCGGTGGTGTATAACTGCACTATAGGAGTGCAGGGTGCTTGACGTGAGTGTGgcacccagaaatcgctgggtccGATTTCATGgcttccaaattttttttttcattttgccaAGAAATCGCTGAGTCCGATTTTCTTGTGCAAAAGAAAAATCTGAAGTTAAGCATgaaatcggtgggtccgatttcCATGCACTGCCCTTCATGaatcacaaatcggacggtccgatttgtgtcccTTTTCAACTGCaataaatcggaccgtccgattacttctcttcatcttaatgCCGTCACACCGATGTAAAATTTTCCATAGTTCCATAACCCAGTATTACACCACAATTGgtgtcatataaaaaaaattagtctaaaTTTGAGACGcaatatttctattttttgttatttcgAATTTTTAATGTCTTAATTCGTCATTTTAATAGTGGGTTGTTCCTGTAAAAATTTTGATCCTCAAATTAGCATAAGTTATAGCCTGATTTTTTTGCATATGATTTGGGAGTGTGAGTTATGCTGGGATATGATCATTGAGGGTGATTTACACTGTTATGACGGCGttgttttttgaaattttggggagaagaaatcggacccaccgatttcAAGTAGAGAGGAAGTAACACAAATCATACCCACCGATTTGTGTGAGGGAGACGTTGAGCAGCATGAAATCGGTGGCACCAATTTCTGGATGGTGAAATATTTTACCCGAAGAGTGCAGTAATCGGTGAGACAGATTACTGaaggtaaaaaattttattttaatccggGGTGAACCAATCGGACCTACCGATTTGGGAGTTCACGCAATCGGTCCGTCCGATTTGCCTGTTATTGCATACAAAAACCGAAAAGAGCTCACAGAATTCCTATTTCTTTATCGCCGGTCTCAACTAatgttcttcctcttctcttctcttctctgattcttctccttcatttttgtaaaataaaattcTTTGAGGTTAAGAATAGTCAAGTACGTATAGTGTTATGGATGATAGAGTTGTATTGAAGATTTATTATTACGGACAGATCTTATTGCAAACATATGAGGGAGTTCAATTTGTGTATGAAAATCcattagatgttgttattccgtTCACATTGTCATTTGAGGAATTgaaaggtgtgatttgtgagaagatagattctcAAAGATGTAGGAGAGTATCGTGTATGTTGTACATGTATCCTTTATCTGTGTTTGGTGGGTTTGTTCAATTTCAGACCAAGTACGTGACGGACGAAGCGAGTATGCATGAAATATTTTCAATGTACATGAAAAATCACCACCGAATGTCGTGCATTGAGTTATATATTGAGTTTGAGCAATCTGAAATGGACCGTAACATTGAATTGGAAGATTATAATAGTAAAAGCgaagatgaatttgaaagtaactaTGAGATCGTCGGTGCAGGTGAAGACGAAGATGAAGCTGGCGGCGCCATGAACACAGATGTGACAGAAGTTgcaaatgcactagcaaaccCACATCCGTTTCAGGAGCCTTCTTTCATACGGTCATTGGATTTGAAGGCTATGCACGCACCGGAGTTTCCGCAGTATATGAATGCATGTGCGTAAACCTAGGTAGCTATGTGAAACTCTGAAATAGCAGATCAATAAGTCGGATGAGTAATCTATGTGATATGTGACTAGGCATTTGTGACCATagcgtttgatttttttattaattaatagttcTTTGTTATGAATTATATTTAGTTGTTCTTTGCGTAGATTGAATAGCGAAAAATAAGACTATAATGATCTTACATGGTAAAGtgtgtttattaattttgatgtatGCAGTGTCTCCTGTTGTGGCGAATGGTGAGTTCACAGTGGGGATGGAATTCAGTTCAAGGGAGGCAGTAATATAGGcaatgaaagattataccatccgGAGAGGTGTGGACTATCGGGTATATGAGTCAGAACCGACAACATTTTATGCCAAATGTACAGAATATGGGAATGGTTGTGACTGGTTGATCAGGGTTACCAAAATGCAGAAGAAGTACTGTTGGAagataaggaggtacaatggAAGTCACACTTGTACCAAGTCTACTATTTCTCAAGACCATTCGAAGCTGAATTCCAAGACAGTTGCAAAAGCAATTAAGTCGTTGGTAGAGGTTGACCCGTCTATAAAGGTGAAATCAGTAATTGCTGAAGTCCAGTCAAAGTTTAACTACACCATCAGTTATCGCAAGGCTTGGTTAGCAAAGCAGTAGGCGGTCAAATCAATTtttggaggttgggaagcatTATATGAAGCTTTGCCCATATGATTTGAGGCCATGTGCCACAAAGAGCCATCAGCAGTGGTTCACTTTGAAACAATGCCTGCTTACCAGGGGGATGATTTGGTTCCTGATATACGTGTACTACATAGAGTCTTCTAGAGTTATTACCCTTGTATAAGGGCCTTCAGACACTGCAAGCCAGTGGTGCAGGTGGACGGGACTCATTTGTATGAAAAATACAAGGGTTGTTTATTGGTTGCAGTCTCACAAGATGGTAATAACAACATCGTGCCTATTCCATTTGCCatagtggagggagagacttctgatgcacGGTACTTTTTTCTGAGTAACTTGCGTCAACATGTGGTGATACGTGATGGTGTGGAACTTATCTCTGATCGACACGATTCGATTAGGTCAGCTATTGAACGAAGTAATGGGGCTTGGTCTCCTCCTAGAGCTTTCCATATGTTTTGTATCCGGCATATTGAGTCCAACTTCTTGAGGAAGTTCAAGGCACCTTACTTGTAGAAGCTTATCGTCAACATTGGTAAGTTTGAATAGAATGAACTTTGAATTTATTGTAAGTACGATCGTATAGAATGGTATTCATAGTTGACTAAATATTTTTCATAGGATACTCGAGGACGATCAGGGAGTACCAAATGCGCTATGAACGATTAAAAGAACGGGGTGAGGCTTACACCAACTGGCTTGATCGGATCCCTCATGAGTAGTATGCTTTGGCATTTGATGGTGGATACCGATGGGGTTATATAACCACCAATATTGTGGAGTGCATCAACTCCGTCTTAAAGGGTGCACGCAATCTCCCGGTCACTGCACTTGTTAAGGCTACATTTTACAGACTGAATGAGTTGTTCACTAGGAAAAGAGCCGAGGCTGAAGCCCAAATCAATGCTGGACTTGTGTACTCTGAGATGGTGACCACCAAGTTTCATGCAAATCAACAAGCATCAGGTAATATACAGGTTAGCTGTTTTGATAGAGAAAATGAAGTCTTTGAAGTACGCGAGATGCCTAGTGGTGAATTCCAGGTTGACCGAATTTCGTGTCGACACATGTTTGCTTGTTGTGTAAATCAGCGGTTTGGATTGGCAAGTGTACATTAATGACGTATACAAGATGGACCAAGTTCGAAGAGTATACAGGGCTAGGTTTAGACCACCGAAAAATTCAGCAACGTGGCCTGCTTATCATGGACCTCGATTCGTTGGAAACCCATTCCTCATACGGGTAGCCAAAGTTCGGTCGAAGATGACCcgcttcttgaatgagatggacactcGTATGTTGCGTCGACCTAGGCGATGCAAGCAATGGGGTGCCGAGGGCCATAGTCGCAGTAGATGTCGTCAAAGTGGTGGACCAAGTGCATGTCCAGCCGAAGAGTAGTAGTtaccatagttgtcagaaccgaaccggtgatcgaaccgatcAGGTCATTGGGTCactgggtcactggttcaaccgttggattactggttgaaccggttgactcggtcctatgtaaataaaaaataaaaaatagtcaaaagtttaaaattaaaatttaaaatacatatttttactaacattttaaaatatcaagttattttaaaacaatattgaacatgaacaataaatattttattatttttactctatcatcaatatttttattttgtttttatattaaaataactattatttttaaattttaataatttattaattattttatatcttttatactattatatactacaagtatttattaaaaaataatattaatagatattatataattataaaaaaaataaatgagtttataattattgttaaacaaaaatataattaatttaagaatgagtgagtttataattaaaattaaaataaattaaataaaagtaaactatttgatgaaaaatatctatatgtattataagttgcataaattttaatagaaaacATAGTGGTCTGGTGGTTGTAGAGCTTTTTGGTTTTCTTGAGGACAGGGGGTTCGAACCTTACCTCAagcattttgaaaatattttttcctaCACGGTTCGGTCAAACCACTTCACCGGTTCGCACCGGTTTTAACCGGGTCAATTCTTTGTTCGGTTCAATCACTAGACCGGATCGACATAGGATCTGGTTCACCAATTTTCCGGTCGAACCGGTcggtccggtccgatttttaCAACTATGGTAGTTacctttttttcattttatttgaatttacatTTATGTACGACATTGACATTTGAATTTACCAACTCATGCTTG
Coding sequences within it:
- the LOC112803233 gene encoding uncharacterized protein: MKDYTIRRGVDYRVYESEPTTFYAKCTEYGNGCDWLIRVTKMQKKYCWKIRRYNGSHTCTKSTISQDHSKLNSKTVAKAIKSLVEVDPSIKVKSVIAEVQSKFNYTISYRKAWAFRHCKPVVQVDGTHLYEKYKGCLLVAVSQDGNNNIVPIPFAIVEGETSDARYFFLSNLRQHVVIRDGVELISDRHDSIRSAIERSNGAWSPPRAFHMFCIRHIESNFLRKFKYALAFDGGYRWGYITTNIVECINSVLKGARNLPVTALVKATFYRLNELFTRKRAEAEAQINAGLVYSEMVTTKFHANQQASGNIQVSCFDRENEVFEVREMPSGEFQVDRISCRHMFACCVNQRFGLASVH